The genomic stretch ACAGAATGGGTTCTGGCTGTCGATGCCGGATGGCCAGCGGCCCGACGCTTGCTCTACCGTCTTCCAGAAGCGCTTCGTTAAAGACTGCCCACCCGACGCGGCTCTGTTTGTGCGATGAACACTCCGGTCAGCGCGATTGCCACCACCACCCCGATCCACACTCCGTGAAGACCCGATCCGAGGATAAAGCCGGCAACGACAGGGCTTGCAATGCCGTCACCGCAACGAGGGATTGGATCGCGCCCGTGACAACGCCTCGCCGTGCCTGAGGAACCTGGACGGAGAGGGCCGCCATGAAGGTCGGGCGCGAGAGCACGATGCCAGTGCTGATGCAAAGCACGGCAAAGGCGAGCGTTGGAATATTGGATGCCAAGCCCGCAGCACGACAATCAGATTACGTTCGCTGAAGTGCTCGCTGATGGGATTGCAATTGCCTCACGGGGCTGCCGTACCGCCAAGAAGAGGCGCTACTGCATTGAAAATGCGCATGGCAGGCAAGGAGCACGCAATGCCGTGCGTATTGGAGGGTAGAACCTCAGCCTCGCCGCAATCGCCCGAAGGAATGTCGCTGTTGGTTTGTATGGCCACGGTCGTGTCGGTTTGTGTATTGTAATAGACGACGGTGGTGTATCCCGGCAGTTCACCGGTATGTCCGACCCAGCCATCGGTGCAACGCAGCGCCAGGCCATAGTCTGCGGGCCCCTGGAAAGAGCGCAGCCGGTGTTCCTGCGATTTTGCGTCAAGAAGGCCGTGACCGGTTGCCAGAGCCCTGCCATAGGCGAGCAGGTCATCGACATCTGAAATGATTTCGCCAGCGGTCCAAAGCGATGCTGGGTTCCAGTTGGTGGCGTCCAGCGGGGCTTCGGGGGTCGCGTCATAACCTTGCAGCGAGATACCGCGCGCGTATGGTGCTGGGATTGCGGTCTGCCTGCCTGGCCAGACCGTGTTTTCCAGACCGAGCGGTTCGAAGATCATTGTTCTCAGGGCTGTCTCGACCGGTTGACCGGTGACCTTCTCTATCACCATTCCAAGCAGGATCGTGTTGGTGTTGGAATAGTCATATTCAGAACCGGGTGCGAACAGCGGAGACTTCTCGACGGCGTAGGCTACCAGATCCTCCGGTGAGAAAAACATGTTCGGGTCTTCAAGGTACAAGTCCACAAACCGCTCCGAGGCGGTGTAGCTGGCAACACCGCTCGTCATGTTTGCCAGTTGTCGCAGCGTGATTTCATCGCCGTTCGGAATGCCCGTGACATAGGCGCCAATCGTGTCGTCCAGCGAAAGAAGGCCGTCTTCAGCGAGTTGCAGAATAACGGTTCCCGTGAAGGTCTTTGTGACCGAACCGATGCGGGTGTGCATGCCCGGCGCCATCTGCGCGCCTGTGCCGGGATCGGCGATGCCAACCCCCTTTACCCATGAGCCTTCAGGCGTGCGCGCGCCGACAATCGCGCCGGGCGCTGCAGTCTGGTGCAGCGCCTTTGTCACGGCAGCGTCGAGCCTTGACGCAAGCGCTTCGGAGAGGCGCTTCGAACTTGCCGCCTGTTCAGCCGGAATCGACAGGATGCGGTCGACATCCTGCACGCACGCTTCTGCAGCAACGGCCGTTTCGATACCGCCTGAGGTCAGCAGAAGCAGTGTCAGGAGCGGCAGGCTGCTTCGTTTCAGAAGATCGCATGAGACGGATGCTGGCATTTCAAGAACCCCTTTGATGTTGCGAGCGATTGTGCATGCCCGGCCCATGCTGCTTTGCCGATCTAGAAGCGAAGGTCGAAACGCATGCTGAAATTGTGATCCTGCACCCCTTCAGCAAGCTGCCCGTCATAGCCTAAGGAGAGGCTTGCTTCGTTGCTGAGGTCGAAGGACAGACCGACCCCGAGCAGAGCCGCGTCCCGGGCCGTCGGAACACCGGAGATCCCGAAATCGCTGCCGCCATTGAAAGCCATCATCGAGGTCCCGTTGAGATCGCCATAGGCGCGCTGCCAACCGGCATGGCCGGAAAGGCGCGCCGCCGTTTCATCGAGCATGATATCGCGGCTGGCGCGGAGACCGAGCGTCGTGGTCCACAGATCCTGGGTTTGCGATGCCGCGTGGAGCGCCGCCATACCGCCTGTTTCGGAAAATCCATCGGTCTTCAGGTTGACATAGGATGCCGCCGCGAAAGGCTGCAGATATCCGGCCTCGTCTCCGAACCGCCAGCCGGTTTCGGCAAAGGCCTGCAGCGTTTGGGCATCATAGTCGGCGTTCAGCTGTTCGCTCAGCCCGACAAAGGAGACGGTCCGCTTGGTGGTGATTGCATGGTGGCCGTAGGAGCCGCCGAAGCTGAAACTGAACGGACCGGTCTGTGTGCTTCCATACCCGCCGACATAGTAGCTGTCGGTATCGGCTGAGGCCGTGAACCCCTTCTCGTCGATCGAGGCATTCATGTAGCCTGCGGCAAGGCCGAACAGCCAGTCCTGACCGACACGGGCATCGCCGCCGAACAGGGCTCCGCCGCCGGACGTATCGACGGTATGGGCATTGCCATCGCCCTGATAGCGCCCGAGCCCGCCCAGAGCATCGAACCAGACCGATACCTGATCGGCTGCCAGCGCTTCGCCGTTTTGCGCAGCGCCCTCAGCGCCGTTCGTGGCAAAGGCGGCATCGATCCGGGAGAGAATTGCCCTTTCGACCTGTCTTGGCTCGTCGCGCAAAACGGTATTGGCAGAGGCATGGATTTCGCCGGACAGCGCATCGAATATTTGAGGTGCCTCATTCTCGTAGAGCCCGAGGATCGCCCGATAAAGCGCGGTGTCGGGCGAGAGGCTGTCCAGGCCCGCTGCCGTTGCTTTCTGATTTGGCGTTCTTGCCTCATCGACAAAATCGACATCATTTCGCTGAAGCGTCAGATAGACGCTGGCGGCGTCATAGCCGAGATAGGAGTCGAGAAAGGCAAAATTGTCGGTCACGCTGCCGAAACCACCCGTGACACCGCCTTCGGCCGTCACCACGGTATAGACATTGATTGGATCATAGCCGGAGCCGGTATCGCCGGACCGATCCGCCAGGACGACGAGATCTGCGCCCTTGTCTATCGTTGCCGCGCCCGCGACCTTGAGCAGGTCGTTGTTGATGCCGGCTTCCGTGCCCGCGTCATTGACCTCGACCTGGTAGACCGCGCCGGCGCCAAGGCCAAGATCGCCGGCGACATTCATTGTCCCGATGGAATTGCCCGGCGCGACCACGCCGGAAACCACCGTATCCCCGACCGTACCGGAGCCGGCAAGCATGGCGACGGAGGCGACATTGACCGCGCCGGTAACGCCATTGACCACCAGCTTGCCGCCGAACACATCCGTGCCGCCGGTATAGCTGCTTTTGCCCGTCAGTATGGTCGTGCCGGAATAGACCTCGACACTGCCCGCGCCGGTAATAGCAGGCGCGAAGACGTAATCCGGGTTGGTATGGTTGAAGACGATTTTGCCGCTGCGCGTGCCGAAGTCGATCAGTGACGTATCGACTGCGCCCGCGGAGACAGCCGTCTCGCCTGCCGCGGCACCAATGTTCAGCCTTCCCTGTGTCCCGATCGAGAAGGCGTCCTTGGCGCGAACCGTGCCGCCATCGGCAACCGTCAGCACACCGGAGGCCCCAACGCGGCCGACTTTCATCGAACCGGTGGTCCAGAGCGATCCGGCGCCGGTGACCGTTGCCGTGCCTCTCGTCCATGCGGACTGTCCGAGCGTGGCTGTTCCGCTGGTAACGGCGCCGCCATTCTCGACCGCAAGCGTGCTGCCGACAATCGACCCGATGACCAGTGATCCGCCGGTCCCGGTGGAAAGACGCGATCCTTCTCCGGTAACCGTGATGCTGCCCGCCGGCAAGGAAAGCGATGCGCTGCCGACAGCAATCTTGCCCGACGCGTTGACGCCGCCGCCGCCGCTGATCACGAGCGCTCCGGAACCAGTGCGTCCGACGTTCAGATCACCGTCTATTGTCCACAAGGCTGCCGAACCAGTGACATCGACGCGGCCATCCTCGCCGGTGATAGTTCCAATGAAGCCGGAACCGCTTGCAAACGCATTGTTGATCGCAAGCGTGCCGGAGGCAATGCGCACATCGCCGCTATAGGCGCTGGTTGCCCCTGTCAGCCGAAGGCGTGCGGGTCCATAGAGCGCCAGCGTGCCGGAGCCGGTGAAGCTGCCGGCAAACGCCGTATCTTCATTCTGGCTGACCGACAGTTTGGCTGTTCCGAGGTCGACTGTGCCGCCGGTCCCCGAAAGCCTCGACATCATGAGATCATTGTCGTTGAGATCGAGCACACCGCCATTGACAGTGTAGGCCCCGCCTTGTGCAAAGGCGAGCAGCGAGCCTGCCCGCAGAATGCCGCCCTCGACCGTGGTTTCGCCGGTATAGATGTTGTTGCCGAACAGAGTGGTCGTGCCGGAATGGGCTTCGATGCCACCCGTGCCCTTGAGATCGGGGAAAAACGTGTAATCCGTATCGGTGTGGTTGAAGACGATCTTGCCGCTGCCCGTGCCGAAATCAATCAGCAATGTGTCGACATTGCCAGCCGCGACAGCCGTATCGCCTGCCGCCGCACCGATGTTCAAAGTTCCCTGTGACCCGATGGTGAACGCGTCCGTGGCGCGAACCGTGCCGCCATCGGCAACCCTCAGAACCCCGGTGGCGCCGGCACTTCCGACTTTCATCGAACCGGTGGTCCAGAGCGAACCGGTCCCGCTGACCGTCGCCGCGCCTCTCGTCCATGCGGACTGTCCGAGCGTGGCTGTTCCGCTGGTAACAGCGCCGCCATTTTCGACCGCAAGCGTGCTGCCGACAATCGACCCGATGACCAGTGATCCGCCGGTCCCGGTGGAAAGACGCGATCCTTCTCCGGTAACCGTGATGCTGCCCGCCGGCAAGGAAAGCGATGCGCTGCCGACAGCAATCTTGCCCGACGCGTTGACGCCGCCGCCGCCGCTGATCACGAGCGCTCCGGAACCAGTGCGTCCGACGTTCAGATCACCGTCTATTGTCCACAAGGCTGCCGAACCAGTGACATCGACGCGGCCATCCTCGCCGGTGACAGTTCCAATGAAGCCGGACCCGCTTGCAAACGCATTGTTGATCGCAAGCGTGCCGGAGGCAATGCGGACATCGCCGCTATAGGCGCTGGTCGCCCCTGTCAGTTTAAGTCCGCCGGTCCCATCAAGCGTCAGCGTGCCGGAGCCGGAGAAGTTGCCGGCAAACGCCGTGTCGGCATCCTGGCTGATCGTGAGCCTGCCTGTTCCCAGACCGATCGTGCCGCCGGCTCCCGAAAGCGTGGACACGGTGAGATCATGGCCGTTGAGATCGAGCATGCCGCCATTGACCGTGTAGGCCGTATTGTCCGCAAAACCGAGGGGTGCGCCCGCCCGCAGGGTGCCACCTTCGATCAATGTACCGCCTGTATAGGTGTTCGTGCCGGTCAAAATGGTCGTGCCGGAATAGACTTCGACGCCACCCGCGCCGCTGATATCGGGCGCAAAGGCATAAGCACTGTCGGTGTGATTGAAGACGATGCTGCCGTCACCCGCGCCGAAGACGATCGCACCGGTTTGCAGCGTGCCGGCGGCGCCTGCCGTCTCACCGGCCGCCGCCCCAATGTTGAGCGTGCCAGTAGTGCCGCTTTCCCTGGCGATCTCAACGCGATCATTGGCGATGACGTTTGCGCTGTCAGCAACCGTCAGGATACCGGCTCCACGATCGCCGACGACCAGCACGCCTCCGGTGCTTGTCCACGTCGTCCCCGCGCCGGAAACAATGGCCGTGCCCGAACTTCCAGTGTCTTCGCCAATGACACTGGAGGCTGCTACAATCGCTCCGCCGCCTGACAGGTTCAGGGTACCGGTGCCTTCGACGCCCAGGGACAATTTGCCGGTGAGTTCGATTTTTGAACCAGCGCCAGACAGATTCACGGCCCCTTGCACAGGACTATCTACGCCGAGAACCATGTCCTTTCCGGTCATCGAGCCGCGATCCGCGATGGTTGCCACGCCGTTGCCGGCCCAGCCGACCCGCATAATATCGAAGCCATACCAACGCGATCCGGCGCCGGTGATCGTTGCAGTGCCACGTAGATTGGTGCCGATATTGGAGATCGGAGCCGTTACCGTGCCCCCTCTTGAAATCGTCAGTGAGGCAGGGGCCTTCGCCCCTACCGAAACAAACCTTAGGTCTGAAAGTGCTTTGCCGTATGGCCCGCCGTCGATGCCGTCGACGGTAACATCAGTGTCGATGAAAACGCCGGCAAGCGCTGGCACCGAGAGGACGGCAAACGCGGTCGAAGCCAACAAAGCCAATTTGGGAGCAGCTTGGAACGCACGTTTGGCCACTCCCTTTGGGCGACTGCGGGAGCGCATGGATGTGCGAACTGTTGTCGTCGTCGGTTGGCCTTGCCGCATAATCGCTCCGCTGGAATTATCTGGTGGAACCAGGCTCTCGAAGCGGCTTCGACGACCGGAAAACCGTGCCGAACTGCTCACAAAACAAAGCTCCGTCGGCGCTTATTGTTCAGCAAGCCAATGATTGGAATCCCCTGATCAGGGGTTTTGACGCGCAGGTCCGGAAGCCCTAAACGGTTTCGTATCGAGCATTTGGCCCTACAGCTTTATTGCTGCGTTGAGGACTGCGAGATATCGCACTCGCCGGGGACAAAAGGCTCGGGCTATATCAATCCGGCGGGTTACTGCTGCTAGGCTTACAAGGAACGCGAGTGAATATGGATGTTTCATTATGACCTCTACCACGGTCGGCTCCTGTTTGTGTGGTGACGTTAAATTTGAAATCTCAGGCGACCTTGAGAATTTCTTTCTGTGTCACTGCAAGCGCTGTCGAAAGGACACAGGGTCGGCCCATTCGGCCAATCTGTTTTCGTCGACAGCGAAACTGTCCTGGGTTTCCGGCCTTGAGAGCGTCCAGACCTACAAGGTGCCTGGGACCCGGCACGAGAAAAGCTTCTGCAACACATGCGGATCAG from Martelella sp. AD-3 encodes the following:
- a CDS encoding GFA family protein; the protein is MTSTTVGSCLCGDVKFEISGDLENFFLCHCKRCRKDTGSAHSANLFSSTAKLSWVSGLESVQTYKVPGTRHEKSFCNTCGSALPSVQLEGALVVVPAGSLDSAIEIRPSAHICFESRADWDARLEDIQKFNGLPG
- a CDS encoding autotransporter domain-containing protein, encoding MASTAFAVLSVPALAGVFIDTDVTVDGIDGGPYGKALSDLRFVSVGAKAPASLTISRGGTVTAPISNIGTNLRGTATITGAGSRWYGFDIMRVGWAGNGVATIADRGSMTGKDMVLGVDSPVQGAVNLSGAGSKIELTGKLSLGVEGTGTLNLSGGGAIVAASSVIGEDTGSSGTAIVSGAGTTWTSTGGVLVVGDRGAGILTVADSANVIANDRVEIARESGTTGTLNIGAAAGETAGAAGTLQTGAIVFGAGDGSIVFNHTDSAYAFAPDISGAGGVEVYSGTTILTGTNTYTGGTLIEGGTLRAGAPLGFADNTAYTVNGGMLDLNGHDLTVSTLSGAGGTIGLGTGRLTISQDADTAFAGNFSGSGTLTLDGTGGLKLTGATSAYSGDVRIASGTLAINNAFASGSGFIGTVTGEDGRVDVTGSAALWTIDGDLNVGRTGSGALVISGGGGVNASGKIAVGSASLSLPAGSITVTGEGSRLSTGTGGSLVIGSIVGSTLAVENGGAVTSGTATLGQSAWTRGAATVSGTGSLWTTGSMKVGSAGATGVLRVADGGTVRATDAFTIGSQGTLNIGAAAGDTAVAAGNVDTLLIDFGTGSGKIVFNHTDTDYTFFPDLKGTGGIEAHSGTTTLFGNNIYTGETTVEGGILRAGSLLAFAQGGAYTVNGGVLDLNDNDLMMSRLSGTGGTVDLGTAKLSVSQNEDTAFAGSFTGSGTLALYGPARLRLTGATSAYSGDVRIASGTLAINNAFASGSGFIGTITGEDGRVDVTGSAALWTIDGDLNVGRTGSGALVISGGGGVNASGKIAVGSASLSLPAGSITVTGEGSRLSTGTGGSLVIGSIVGSTLAVENGGAVTSGTATLGQSAWTRGTATVTGAGSLWTTGSMKVGRVGASGVLTVADGGTVRAKDAFSIGTQGRLNIGAAAGETAVSAGAVDTSLIDFGTRSGKIVFNHTNPDYVFAPAITGAGSVEVYSGTTILTGKSSYTGGTDVFGGKLVVNGVTGAVNVASVAMLAGSGTVGDTVVSGVVAPGNSIGTMNVAGDLGLGAGAVYQVEVNDAGTEAGINNDLLKVAGAATIDKGADLVVLADRSGDTGSGYDPINVYTVVTAEGGVTGGFGSVTDNFAFLDSYLGYDAASVYLTLQRNDVDFVDEARTPNQKATAAGLDSLSPDTALYRAILGLYENEAPQIFDALSGEIHASANTVLRDEPRQVERAILSRIDAAFATNGAEGAAQNGEALAADQVSVWFDALGGLGRYQGDGNAHTVDTSGGGALFGGDARVGQDWLFGLAAGYMNASIDEKGFTASADTDSYYVGGYGSTQTGPFSFSFGGSYGHHAITTKRTVSFVGLSEQLNADYDAQTLQAFAETGWRFGDEAGYLQPFAAASYVNLKTDGFSETGGMAALHAASQTQDLWTTTLGLRASRDIMLDETAARLSGHAGWQRAYGDLNGTSMMAFNGGSDFGISGVPTARDAALLGVGLSFDLSNEASLSLGYDGQLAEGVQDHNFSMRFDLRF
- a CDS encoding serine hydrolase, with the protein product MPASVSCDLLKRSSLPLLTLLLLTSGGIETAVAAEACVQDVDRILSIPAEQAASSKRLSEALASRLDAAVTKALHQTAAPGAIVGARTPEGSWVKGVGIADPGTGAQMAPGMHTRIGSVTKTFTGTVILQLAEDGLLSLDDTIGAYVTGIPNGDEITLRQLANMTSGVASYTASERFVDLYLEDPNMFFSPEDLVAYAVEKSPLFAPGSEYDYSNTNTILLGMVIEKVTGQPVETALRTMIFEPLGLENTVWPGRQTAIPAPYARGISLQGYDATPEAPLDATNWNPASLWTAGEIISDVDDLLAYGRALATGHGLLDAKSQEHRLRSFQGPADYGLALRCTDGWVGHTGELPGYTTVVYYNTQTDTTVAIQTNSDIPSGDCGEAEVLPSNTHGIACSLPAMRIFNAVAPLLGGTAAP